The proteins below are encoded in one region of Paraburkholderia aromaticivorans:
- a CDS encoding pirin family protein: MNIDTAVLNPIQETMLAPRRIAFRTGGSAHGGITRLASPSDIGELIKPFVFLDHAVVVPTGKPMFGFHPHSGIATLTTVLSGGISYADTTGKHGELHAGGLEWMKAGNGVWHDGNVLPGETVRLFQLWVALLPSLENSPPESQYISPALVQRDGPVRVILGRHGSAASEIRAPEGINYFHVQLSAGETWRYVPPAGHNVAWLAIDKGRLNASEPIEAGQLAVFEESDEAPIELHAEDATSFVIGSAIKHPYPLVLGHYSVHTNPDALAQGEAEIRRVGRDLAAQRRNGAARNT; the protein is encoded by the coding sequence ATGAACATCGACACAGCCGTACTCAACCCGATTCAGGAAACCATGCTGGCGCCGCGCCGGATTGCTTTTCGCACCGGCGGCAGTGCGCACGGCGGCATTACTCGTCTGGCCAGTCCTTCCGATATCGGAGAATTGATCAAGCCTTTTGTGTTCCTCGATCACGCCGTGGTTGTGCCGACCGGCAAGCCGATGTTTGGGTTCCACCCGCACTCGGGCATCGCAACACTCACCACCGTGCTGAGTGGCGGCATCTCCTATGCGGACACGACCGGCAAGCATGGAGAACTTCACGCCGGCGGCCTCGAATGGATGAAGGCGGGCAATGGTGTCTGGCACGACGGAAACGTCTTGCCTGGCGAAACCGTACGCCTCTTTCAACTCTGGGTTGCGCTACTGCCCTCGCTGGAGAATTCGCCGCCGGAAAGCCAGTACATTTCGCCGGCCCTGGTCCAGCGCGATGGACCCGTCCGCGTGATTCTCGGTCGCCACGGATCTGCGGCGAGTGAGATTCGCGCGCCTGAAGGCATCAACTACTTTCACGTTCAACTGAGCGCTGGAGAGACGTGGCGATATGTGCCGCCCGCCGGGCACAACGTCGCGTGGCTCGCGATCGACAAGGGCCGCTTGAACGCGTCCGAGCCGATCGAGGCGGGGCAACTCGCCGTGTTCGAGGAATCGGACGAGGCGCCCATTGAGTTGCACGCCGAGGACGCGACGTCGTTCGTCATCGGCTCCGCTATCAAGCATCCGTATCCGCTGGTGCTCGGCCACTACTCGGTGCATACGAACCCAGACGCGCTTGCGCAGGGCGAGGCCGAGATCCGCCGCGTCGGTCGCGATCTGGCCGCGCAGCGTCGCAACGGTGCGGCGCGAAATACTTGA
- a CDS encoding uracil-DNA glycosylase family protein has protein sequence MTATTQPTSLDILLREIRACTLCSAVLPHAPRPVLAASEQARILIIGQAPGARVHASGVPWSDASGARLRAWLDVDDTTFYDTSKFAVVPIGFCFPGRGPSGDLPPRPECAARWHKELLAHMSSVRLTLLVGQYAQRFGLGKAFGPTLTDTLVRWREFGPQVVPLPHPSPRNIAWFKRNPWFDASVLPTLRERVAAALATPAA, from the coding sequence ATGACTGCCACTACACAACCCACGTCGCTCGATATCCTTCTTCGCGAGATTCGCGCCTGCACACTCTGCTCGGCGGTGCTGCCGCACGCTCCACGGCCGGTGCTGGCGGCATCCGAGCAGGCGCGCATTCTGATCATCGGCCAGGCGCCGGGCGCGCGGGTTCATGCGTCTGGCGTTCCGTGGAGCGACGCGAGCGGTGCGCGGTTGCGCGCGTGGCTCGACGTCGACGACACCACGTTCTACGACACGTCGAAATTCGCCGTCGTGCCAATCGGCTTCTGTTTTCCAGGCCGCGGCCCGAGCGGTGATTTGCCGCCGCGCCCCGAGTGCGCCGCCCGCTGGCATAAGGAATTGCTCGCGCACATGTCGTCGGTCCGGCTCACGCTGCTGGTCGGACAATACGCGCAGCGATTCGGACTGGGCAAGGCATTCGGACCGACCCTGACGGACACGCTCGTCCGGTGGCGCGAATTCGGCCCACAGGTCGTGCCGCTGCCGCATCCGTCGCCGCGCAACATTGCCTGGTTCAAACGCAATCCGTGGTTCGATGCGAGCGTTTTGCCGACATTGCGCGAGCGAGTCGCGGCGGCATTGGCGACCCCTGCCGCGTGA
- a CDS encoding DUF488 domain-containing protein produces the protein MSRPFCTIGHSNRPLPEFVSLLKEAEVATLIDVRSIPRSRTNPQFNQDTLPDALAPEHIDYVHLADLGGRRSRRKDDASSLNAYWTHPAFRNYADYAMSDAFRDGLAQLLALGHQRRCAIMCAEAVWWRCHRRIITDYLLLHGETVLHIMDARHTTVATMTPGAQPQPDGTLIYPAQTTT, from the coding sequence ATGAGCCGCCCCTTTTGCACGATTGGTCATTCCAACCGTCCGTTGCCCGAATTCGTGAGTCTGCTGAAGGAGGCGGAAGTCGCGACGCTGATCGATGTGCGCAGCATTCCACGCTCACGCACCAATCCGCAGTTCAATCAGGACACGCTGCCGGATGCGCTCGCGCCGGAACACATCGATTACGTGCATCTCGCAGATCTGGGTGGGCGCCGCAGCAGGCGCAAAGACGATGCATCGTCGCTCAACGCGTACTGGACCCATCCGGCGTTCCGCAATTACGCGGACTATGCGATGAGCGACGCTTTCCGCGATGGCCTGGCGCAGCTGCTCGCGCTCGGCCATCAGCGCCGCTGCGCGATCATGTGCGCGGAGGCGGTCTGGTGGCGCTGCCACCGGCGTATCATCACGGATTACCTGCTGCTGCACGGCGAGACCGTACTGCACATCATGGACGCGCGTCACACGACCGTTGCGACGATGACACCGGGCGCGCAACCTCAACCCGACGGCACGTTGATCTATCCGGCTCAAACCACGACCTGA
- a CDS encoding TetR/AcrR family transcriptional regulator: MTDSTPKERKPRADALRNRERILEEAKTAFTRAGGEISLEDVARQAGVGAGTLYRHFPTRDALLESVYRAEVAKLAEEQRRLSDSLPPPDALRSWMLLFVDYIETKKIIAPALNSIVGGPTKLFESSGAQIKDAIHSLVMGAIASGDIRPDIEPLDLLRALVGVSNVASAPDWQQSAKRLVDILLLGSRPTE, encoded by the coding sequence ATGACCGATTCGACGCCAAAAGAACGAAAACCCAGAGCAGACGCGCTGCGCAATCGCGAGCGCATCCTTGAAGAAGCGAAAACGGCGTTCACTCGCGCTGGTGGCGAAATCAGCCTGGAGGACGTCGCCCGTCAGGCGGGCGTCGGTGCAGGCACGCTGTACCGGCACTTCCCTACGCGCGATGCGCTGCTGGAGAGCGTCTACCGTGCCGAGGTGGCGAAGCTTGCCGAGGAGCAGCGCAGACTGTCCGACTCGCTGCCTCCTCCCGATGCGTTGCGATCGTGGATGTTGCTCTTCGTGGATTACATCGAAACGAAGAAGATCATTGCGCCTGCATTGAATTCAATCGTCGGAGGGCCGACGAAGCTATTCGAATCGTCCGGCGCGCAGATCAAGGACGCGATTCACTCGCTCGTCATGGGCGCAATCGCGAGTGGCGACATCCGCCCCGATATCGAGCCACTGGATCTGCTTCGCGCGCTCGTCGGCGTTTCGAATGTCGCGTCGGCGCCAGACTGGCAGCAAAGTGCGAAGAGGCTGGTCGATATACTTTTACTTGGGTCCAGGCCGACGGAGTAG
- a CDS encoding SDR family NAD(P)-dependent oxidoreductase, translating to MTEKFGATSTTDDVLAGVDLHGKRILVTGVSAGLGVETARALAARGANVIGAARDLEKAKQAIAEARREAAAAGGSIELIALDLASLKSVRDCADRLREDGKPIDVIIANAGVMATPFGKTADGFETQFGTNHLGHFVLVNRLASLIPSGGRVVMLASSGHRFANVDLDEPGFERTPYDPFVAYGRAKTANILFAVAFDQRHRARGVRAAAVHPGGIHTELARHMDESQMTALLGGINKQLESEGKGPFQFKTVPQGAATSVWAAVVAAADAVGGRYCENCHVSQTVADDVVITPVSEGVRRYALDAAGADALWRKSEEMVGESF from the coding sequence ATGACTGAGAAATTTGGGGCGACTTCGACGACGGACGACGTGCTCGCAGGCGTCGATCTTCATGGCAAGCGAATTCTGGTGACCGGTGTGTCGGCGGGATTGGGCGTAGAGACGGCGCGGGCGCTGGCGGCGCGCGGGGCCAACGTTATCGGCGCGGCTAGAGATCTGGAAAAAGCAAAGCAGGCAATCGCTGAGGCGCGGCGGGAGGCCGCCGCGGCGGGCGGCAGCATCGAGCTGATAGCGCTCGATCTTGCGAGCCTCAAGAGCGTCAGGGATTGCGCCGACAGGCTGCGGGAGGACGGCAAACCTATCGACGTCATCATCGCGAACGCGGGCGTGATGGCAACGCCCTTTGGCAAGACCGCGGATGGATTCGAGACGCAGTTCGGTACGAACCATCTGGGGCATTTCGTGCTGGTGAATCGCCTGGCGTCGCTGATCCCATCGGGTGGTCGAGTCGTGATGCTCGCGTCGTCGGGCCACCGTTTCGCTAACGTGGATCTCGACGAACCGGGCTTCGAGCGAACGCCTTACGACCCGTTCGTTGCATACGGGCGCGCCAAGACGGCGAATATTCTGTTTGCGGTGGCCTTCGATCAGCGGCATCGAGCGCGCGGTGTACGCGCAGCCGCAGTTCATCCGGGCGGAATCCACACAGAACTCGCTCGTCACATGGACGAAAGCCAAATGACTGCGCTGCTCGGAGGGATCAACAAGCAGCTCGAGTCGGAGGGGAAGGGGCCGTTTCAGTTCAAGACCGTGCCACAAGGGGCAGCGACTTCCGTGTGGGCGGCGGTGGTGGCGGCAGCTGACGCCGTGGGCGGTAGATACTGCGAGAACTGCCATGTGAGCCAAACCGTTGCCGACGACGTTGTCATCACGCCCGTCAGCGAAGGCGTCCGACGCTATGCGCTTGACGCTGCAGGCGCTGACGCGCTCTGGCGCAAGAGTGAAGAAATGGTCGGTGAATCGTTCTGA